Proteins from one Mycobacterium sp. EPa45 genomic window:
- a CDS encoding M13 family metallopeptidase yields MTVQTLRSGIDLSHVEAQIRPQDDLFGHVNGRWLAEYTIPGDRATDGAFRTLYDRAEEQVRELITQASGPDGTDEQRIGDLYASFLDAEAVERRGVQPLLDELAHIDAAADPAALAAVIGALQRTGVGGGVGLYIDTDSKNSSRYLVHVTQSGLGLPDESYYRDDQHAAILGAYPAHIATMFALVLGGTPDDHTERAARIVTLETKLAAAHWDVVKRRDADLTYNLRAFTDLSTEAPGFDWAGWVGALGTSPDAVAELVVRQPDYLTAFAELWSSHDFADWQDWARWRLINARAAYLTNAVVEANFDFYGRTLSGTEQIRERWKRAVSLVEALMGDAVGRVYVEQHFPPDAKARMDVLVDNLREAYRVSINDLEWMTPETRQRALAKLDKFTAKIGYPKKWRDYSTLVIDRNDLYGNVIRGAEVEHARELAKLGGPVDRDEWFMTPQTVNAYYNPGMNEIVFPAAILQPPFFDADADDAANYGGIGAVIGHEIGHGFDDQGAKYDGDGNLVDWWTDADRAEFGTRTKQLIEQYEAFVPRGLEPSHHVNGAFTVGENIGDLGGLSIALLAYELSLEGKPAPVIDGLTGQQRVFFGWAQVWRTKSREAEAIRRLATDPHSPPEFRCNGVIRNMDAFYEAFEVSEDDELYLEPDRRVRIWS; encoded by the coding sequence GTGACGGTTCAAACGCTGCGCTCGGGTATCGACTTGTCCCACGTCGAGGCCCAGATTCGCCCTCAAGACGATCTGTTCGGCCACGTCAACGGGCGTTGGCTCGCCGAGTACACCATCCCCGGTGACCGGGCGACCGACGGCGCGTTCCGGACGTTGTACGACCGGGCCGAGGAGCAGGTCCGTGAGCTGATCACTCAGGCGAGCGGTCCAGATGGTACGGACGAGCAGCGCATCGGCGATCTGTACGCCAGCTTCCTGGACGCCGAGGCTGTCGAGCGCCGCGGCGTGCAGCCGCTGCTCGACGAGCTCGCCCACATCGACGCCGCGGCCGACCCGGCCGCACTGGCCGCCGTGATCGGCGCGCTGCAGCGCACCGGCGTCGGAGGTGGTGTCGGGCTCTACATCGACACCGATTCGAAGAACTCCTCGCGCTACCTGGTGCACGTCACGCAATCCGGGCTCGGGCTGCCCGACGAGTCGTATTACCGCGACGATCAGCACGCCGCGATCCTGGGCGCCTACCCGGCCCACATCGCCACGATGTTCGCCCTCGTGTTGGGCGGCACGCCCGATGACCACACCGAGCGTGCCGCGCGGATCGTCACACTGGAGACCAAACTCGCTGCCGCGCACTGGGATGTCGTCAAGCGCCGCGACGCCGACCTGACCTACAACCTGCGCGCGTTCACCGACCTGTCTACCGAGGCACCCGGCTTCGACTGGGCAGGCTGGGTCGGCGCCCTGGGCACCTCGCCGGATGCCGTGGCCGAACTCGTTGTGCGCCAGCCGGATTACCTGACGGCCTTCGCAGAGCTGTGGTCGAGCCACGACTTCGCCGACTGGCAGGACTGGGCGCGCTGGCGGCTGATCAACGCCCGCGCCGCCTACCTCACGAACGCGGTGGTCGAGGCGAACTTCGACTTCTACGGCCGGACGCTGTCGGGCACCGAGCAGATCCGCGAACGCTGGAAGCGCGCGGTGTCACTGGTGGAAGCCCTGATGGGCGATGCGGTCGGGCGCGTGTACGTCGAGCAGCACTTCCCGCCGGATGCCAAGGCCCGCATGGACGTGCTCGTCGACAACCTGCGGGAGGCCTACCGGGTCAGCATCAACGACCTGGAGTGGATGACACCGGAGACCCGCCAGCGGGCGCTGGCCAAGCTGGACAAGTTCACCGCGAAGATCGGCTATCCCAAGAAGTGGCGAGACTACTCGACGCTGGTGATCGATCGTAACGACCTGTATGGCAACGTGATTCGCGGTGCTGAGGTGGAACACGCCCGCGAGCTGGCCAAACTGGGCGGCCCGGTCGATCGCGACGAGTGGTTCATGACCCCGCAGACGGTCAACGCCTACTACAACCCGGGCATGAACGAGATCGTCTTCCCCGCGGCGATCCTGCAGCCGCCGTTCTTCGACGCCGACGCCGACGATGCCGCGAACTACGGCGGGATCGGGGCGGTGATCGGCCACGAGATCGGCCACGGCTTCGACGATCAGGGCGCCAAGTACGACGGCGACGGCAACCTCGTCGACTGGTGGACCGACGCGGACCGCGCCGAATTCGGCACGCGGACCAAGCAACTCATCGAGCAGTACGAGGCGTTCGTGCCGCGCGGCCTTGAGCCCTCGCATCATGTCAACGGCGCGTTCACCGTCGGTGAGAACATCGGCGACCTCGGTGGGCTGTCGATCGCGCTGCTCGCCTACGAACTCTCGCTGGAGGGCAAGCCCGCACCGGTGATCGACGGGCTGACCGGCCAGCAGCGGGTGTTCTTCGGGTGGGCGCAGGTATGGCGCACGAAATCCCGTGAAGCCGAAGCGATTCGGCGCCTCGCTACCGACCCACACTCACCACCGGAGTTCCGCTGCAATGGTGTCATCCGCAATATGGACGCCTTCTACGAGGCGTTCGAGGTCAGCGAGGACGACGAGCTGTACCTGGAACCCGACCGGCGCGTGCGGATCTGGAGCTAG
- a CDS encoding CoA-binding protein, which translates to MAPPNSAELQKILRDTRTVAVVGASNNPARPSYGVYQYLARFSHYELYPVNPTISDIDGTPVYPSLADLPVVPDMVDVFRRYDDLSSVLADTLALSPHPKYLWLQQGLWHDEVGEQAEAAGLRVVMDRCLKVDYAQLIGR; encoded by the coding sequence GTGGCTCCACCGAATTCGGCTGAGCTGCAAAAGATTCTGCGCGACACCCGCACGGTCGCGGTGGTGGGCGCCTCGAACAATCCCGCCCGGCCCAGCTACGGGGTGTACCAATACCTGGCCCGGTTCAGCCATTACGAGCTCTATCCGGTGAACCCCACGATCAGTGATATCGACGGTACGCCGGTCTATCCGTCGTTGGCCGACCTGCCCGTGGTGCCGGACATGGTCGACGTCTTCCGCCGCTATGACGACCTGTCCTCGGTTCTGGCCGATACGCTCGCGCTGAGCCCGCATCCGAAATACCTTTGGCTGCAACAGGGTTTGTGGCATGACGAGGTCGGCGAGCAAGCCGAGGCCGCCGGGTTGCGGGTTGTGATGGACCGATGCCTGAAGGTCGACTACGCGCAGCTCATCGGGCGTTGA
- a CDS encoding efflux RND transporter permease subunit codes for MMRLSSNLRRFRWLVFTCWLLALVPAVYLALAESNHLTGGGFDVAGSQSLHVQYQLEDHYPQQGASPLALVAAPRADASYADMNTAVAQLEEAAKQVPSVVVVPNPSQPAPAPDRPYVVSLRLDFNNTGAVDVARQLRQKIGVTGDQPGQISNGRVKLYVIGQGALGAAAQTSTKHDIAEAEQWNLPIVLIVLLAVFGSLAAAAVPLLLAVCTVVVTMGVVYLLSTVMSMSVFVTSTVSMFGIALAVDYSLFILMRFREELRAGRDPQQAADAAMATSGLAVLLSGLTVIASLTGIYLINTPVLRSMATGAILAVAIAVLTSTTLTPAVLATFGRPVARRSPLLQWSRRGEATQSRFWTRWVGAVMRRPWLSALGATVVLLLMAAPAFSMVLGNSMQRQFPATHEVRGGVAAAAQALGPGALGPVRVLVTFPGGAASDPKNAAALEAINTEISKAPDVVSVSTPVFADNNGSALISAILSVDPEDLAARNSIDWMRSHLRALPATNGAQIDVGGPTALIKDFDDRVGQTQPLVFVFVAAIAFVMLLISVRSVFLAFKGVLMTVLSVAAAYGSLVMVFQWGWLEGLGFHRITSIDSTIPPLVLAMTFGLSMDYEIFLLTRIRERYLQAGDTRDAVAYGVSTSARTITSAALIMIAVFIGFAFAGMPLVAELGVACAVAIAVDATIVRLVLVPALMAMFDQWNWWLPSWLARILPSVDFEKPLPKVDLGDLVVIPDDISALVPPSADLKMVVKGAAKLKTLAPDAVSVADPLAFTGCNALAGKVKGSDDARARPVRIGPGGTSTVKLIRGYRSARTATARPVHPVTMWRGRLAIALDALETGADTRHPAVERLSPVETTHVQLPTGDRLQIPTCAETLRMQAYLVLCRNSRSDFAEFADLVGGMDTETAAVVLAGMDRYYCSGQAERQWVATQLVRRLADPDPSDVDDADRWAGPEGAAEWERVRQRCLAVAVAILEEAR; via the coding sequence ATGATGCGCCTGAGCAGCAACCTGCGCAGATTCCGCTGGCTGGTTTTCACGTGCTGGTTGCTGGCTTTGGTGCCGGCCGTATATCTGGCCCTCGCGGAGTCCAACCACCTGACCGGTGGCGGCTTCGACGTGGCCGGCTCCCAGTCGCTGCATGTGCAGTATCAACTCGAGGACCACTACCCCCAACAGGGCGCCTCCCCGCTCGCACTCGTCGCCGCACCCCGCGCCGACGCGAGCTATGCGGACATGAACACCGCCGTCGCCCAATTGGAGGAGGCGGCCAAGCAGGTTCCCAGCGTCGTGGTGGTGCCCAACCCGAGCCAGCCGGCACCCGCCCCGGACCGGCCCTACGTCGTGTCGCTGCGGCTGGACTTCAACAACACCGGTGCCGTCGACGTCGCGCGGCAGCTGCGGCAGAAGATCGGCGTGACCGGTGACCAACCCGGCCAGATCTCCAACGGCCGGGTCAAGCTGTACGTGATCGGTCAGGGCGCGCTCGGCGCGGCCGCCCAGACCAGCACCAAACACGACATCGCCGAAGCCGAACAGTGGAACCTCCCGATCGTCCTGATCGTCTTGCTCGCGGTGTTCGGTTCGCTGGCGGCCGCGGCGGTCCCACTGCTCCTCGCCGTGTGCACCGTCGTGGTGACGATGGGCGTGGTCTATCTGCTGTCGACCGTCATGAGCATGTCGGTGTTCGTGACCTCGACGGTGTCGATGTTCGGTATCGCGCTGGCCGTGGATTATTCGCTGTTCATCCTCATGCGGTTCCGCGAGGAATTGCGCGCCGGCCGCGACCCCCAGCAGGCGGCCGACGCGGCGATGGCCACCTCGGGCCTGGCGGTGCTGCTGTCGGGTCTGACCGTGATCGCGTCGCTGACGGGCATCTATCTGATCAACACACCCGTGCTGCGCTCGATGGCCACCGGCGCGATCCTGGCGGTGGCGATCGCGGTGCTGACCTCGACCACACTGACACCCGCGGTGCTGGCGACGTTCGGTCGCCCGGTGGCCCGGCGTTCGCCGCTGCTGCAATGGTCGCGGCGCGGGGAGGCGACGCAGTCGCGGTTCTGGACCCGCTGGGTCGGCGCAGTGATGCGACGTCCGTGGTTGTCCGCGCTCGGTGCGACGGTGGTGCTGCTGCTGATGGCCGCGCCCGCCTTCTCGATGGTGCTCGGCAACAGCATGCAGCGCCAGTTCCCGGCCACTCACGAAGTACGCGGCGGAGTGGCCGCGGCGGCACAAGCGCTCGGCCCCGGCGCACTGGGGCCGGTGCGTGTGCTGGTCACCTTCCCGGGCGGAGCGGCGTCTGATCCGAAGAACGCCGCCGCACTCGAGGCGATCAACACCGAGATCTCGAAGGCGCCCGACGTCGTGTCGGTATCCACCCCGGTGTTCGCCGACAACAACGGCAGCGCACTGATCTCCGCGATCCTGTCGGTGGACCCCGAGGACCTCGCCGCCCGTAACTCGATCGACTGGATGCGCAGTCACCTGCGCGCGCTTCCCGCGACCAACGGAGCCCAGATCGATGTCGGCGGACCGACGGCACTGATCAAGGACTTCGACGACCGAGTCGGGCAGACCCAACCGCTGGTGTTCGTGTTCGTGGCCGCGATCGCGTTCGTGATGCTGCTGATCTCGGTGCGGTCGGTGTTCCTGGCGTTCAAGGGCGTGTTGATGACGGTGCTGTCCGTCGCCGCGGCCTACGGCAGCCTGGTGATGGTCTTCCAATGGGGTTGGCTGGAGGGGCTGGGCTTCCATCGGATCACCTCGATCGACAGCACGATCCCGCCGCTGGTGCTGGCGATGACGTTCGGCCTGTCGATGGACTACGAGATCTTCCTGCTCACCCGGATCCGGGAGCGTTATCTGCAAGCCGGTGACACCCGCGATGCCGTCGCGTACGGGGTGTCCACCAGCGCCCGAACGATCACCAGCGCTGCGCTGATCATGATCGCGGTGTTCATCGGGTTCGCGTTCGCCGGTATGCCCTTGGTCGCCGAGCTCGGTGTGGCGTGCGCGGTGGCGATCGCCGTCGACGCCACGATCGTCCGGCTGGTCCTGGTGCCCGCACTGATGGCGATGTTCGACCAGTGGAACTGGTGGCTACCGTCGTGGCTGGCGCGGATCCTGCCGTCGGTCGACTTCGAGAAGCCGCTGCCCAAGGTCGATCTCGGCGACCTCGTCGTGATCCCCGACGACATCTCGGCGCTGGTGCCGCCGAGTGCGGATCTGAAGATGGTGGTCAAGGGGGCGGCCAAGCTCAAGACCCTGGCGCCGGATGCGGTCAGTGTGGCCGACCCGTTGGCCTTCACCGGGTGCAACGCGCTCGCCGGCAAGGTCAAGGGCAGCGATGACGCCCGCGCGCGGCCCGTGCGCATCGGCCCCGGCGGCACCTCGACCGTGAAGCTGATTCGTGGTTATCGCAGCGCCAGGACGGCGACGGCGCGGCCGGTCCATCCGGTCACGATGTGGCGTGGTCGGCTCGCGATCGCCCTCGACGCCCTGGAGACCGGCGCCGATACCCGGCATCCGGCGGTCGAGCGGCTCAGCCCGGTGGAGACCACCCACGTCCAATTGCCGACCGGTGACCGGTTGCAGATCCCGACGTGTGCCGAGACGCTGCGGATGCAGGCCTACCTGGTGTTGTGCCGCAACAGCCGGTCGGACTTCGCCGAGTTCGCCGACCTCGTCGGTGGGATGGATACCGAGACCGCCGCGGTGGTACTCGCCGGGATGGACCGGTATTACTGTTCTGGACAAGCTGAGCGACAATGGGTGGCGACTCAGTTGGTGCGCCGGCTCGCCGACCCCGACCCGTCCGACGTCGACGATGCCGACAGGTGGGCAGGGCCGGAGGGCGCCGCCGAGTGGGAGCGGGTCAGGCAGCGTTGCCTTGCGGTGGCGGTGGCGATCCTGGAGGAGGCGAGGTGA
- a CDS encoding hemophore: MPAPIISSIAGVRRGLCAVLAATAAGGAAALTLSTSSATAAQDPCAASQLAKTVGTVATNTGTYLDAHPQTNQALTTISQQQAGPQTVVALKTYFDANPQAAKDLQAIQQPLTSMSTQCKLPVSLPQLLSLLQSAQAGAQAPATGSPAPLGNGPLPGPASTGTR; encoded by the coding sequence ATGCCTGCGCCCATCATCTCGTCGATCGCCGGCGTTCGCCGCGGTCTGTGCGCTGTGCTGGCCGCGACCGCGGCCGGCGGCGCGGCCGCACTGACGCTCTCCACGTCGTCGGCGACCGCGGCCCAGGATCCGTGCGCGGCCAGCCAGCTCGCCAAGACCGTCGGCACGGTGGCCACCAACACCGGGACGTATTTGGATGCCCACCCGCAGACCAACCAGGCGCTGACGACGATCTCCCAGCAGCAGGCCGGCCCCCAGACCGTGGTGGCGCTGAAGACCTACTTCGACGCCAACCCGCAGGCGGCCAAGGACTTGCAGGCGATCCAGCAGCCGTTGACGAGTATGTCCACGCAGTGCAAGTTGCCGGTGAGCCTGCCGCAGCTGCTCTCTCTGTTGCAGTCGGCTCAGGCCGGCGCGCAGGCCCCGGCCACCGGCAGTCCCGCCCCGCTGGGCAACGGTCCGTTACCCGGTCCGGCCAGCACCGGCACTCGGTGA
- a CDS encoding heme-binding protein, which produces MLLNARLARRAVVGAIGTGAVAGAMLIGAAPSALADPPPNCTAADLAGVAAGVSASTSAYLFTHPDVNAFFTGLEGAPRDTIRSEVKQYLDYNPSVKADLQGIRQPLVDLKNRCGSAPDVPGA; this is translated from the coding sequence ATGTTGCTTAATGCCCGTCTGGCCCGTCGCGCGGTCGTCGGAGCGATCGGCACGGGCGCCGTCGCCGGCGCGATGCTAATTGGCGCAGCCCCGTCCGCGCTGGCCGATCCGCCGCCGAACTGCACCGCCGCCGACCTTGCCGGAGTGGCCGCGGGTGTATCCGCCTCGACCTCGGCGTACCTGTTCACGCACCCGGACGTCAACGCGTTCTTCACCGGTCTGGAGGGTGCGCCGCGTGACACCATCCGGTCCGAGGTGAAGCAGTACCTGGACTACAACCCCTCGGTGAAGGCCGACCTGCAGGGCATTCGTCAGCCGCTGGTCGATCTGAAGAACCGCTGCGGTAGCGCTCCCGACGTTCCTGGCGCTTAG
- a CDS encoding response regulator transcription factor, protein MVDDDPDVRTSVARGLRHSGFDVRVAATGKEALRLLANENHDALVLDVQMPELDGVAVVTALRALGNDIPICVLSARDTVNDRIAGLEAGADDYLTKPFDLGELVARLHALLRRASHSHEGSDAVTIGPLTIDTARRLVFVNGDRVELTKREFDLLAVLAENSGVVLSRQRLLELVWGYDFDVDTNVADVFISYLRRKLEREGVPRVIHTVRGIGYVLRSEP, encoded by the coding sequence ATGGTCGACGACGACCCGGATGTCCGGACTTCGGTGGCCCGTGGCTTGCGGCATTCCGGGTTCGACGTCCGGGTCGCGGCGACTGGCAAGGAAGCGTTGCGGCTGTTGGCGAATGAGAATCACGACGCACTGGTGCTCGACGTCCAGATGCCCGAGCTCGACGGTGTGGCAGTGGTGACCGCGCTGCGCGCGCTGGGCAACGACATTCCGATCTGCGTGCTGTCGGCACGCGACACGGTCAATGACCGCATCGCCGGTCTGGAGGCGGGTGCCGACGACTATCTGACCAAGCCGTTCGATCTGGGCGAGCTGGTGGCCAGGCTGCACGCACTGCTGCGGCGGGCCTCGCATTCGCATGAGGGTTCCGACGCCGTCACGATCGGACCGCTCACGATCGACACCGCCAGACGGCTGGTGTTCGTCAACGGCGACCGGGTTGAGCTGACCAAGCGCGAGTTCGACCTCCTGGCGGTGTTGGCCGAGAACTCCGGTGTGGTGCTGTCCCGGCAGCGACTGCTGGAGTTGGTGTGGGGCTACGACTTTGACGTCGACACCAACGTTGCCGACGTCTTCATCAGTTATCTGCGCCGCAAACTCGAACGCGAGGGTGTGCCTCGGGTGATCCACACGGTGCGTGGCATCGGGTATGTCCTTCGGTCGGAGCCGTGA
- a CDS encoding HAMP domain-containing sensor histidine kinase — protein MSSLGQSLSLRSRVALAAALAAAIVVALLAVLTSIVLANNDEAQLDKRLDSIVDASMYPEQLRDPSRVVTTGRSRSTGQVMFQRGFQLPPLPPGTATVTVNNVDYRVRTVTVEQSGGILVSIGIRADSILLSRARIPLYVLIVCLAVMVALALGWILAGPAIRPLLKLTEQTRRLGTGHDRLDPVHGSREAEDLSEAMIAMLNRLADAQAATTNSLQAAQDFAANAAHELRTPLTAMRADLDTLRIHDLPPDEREEVVADLSRAQRRVEAIITALGQLASGQLARAEDRETIDVAEMLDRVARENIRSGVSEIIVEADEAGTVWGWPAGLRLAVDNLVRNAITHGEATRIVLRARREGPLLAITVDDNGRGLPAEEHRKVLGRFARGSTATAGGSGLGLALVAQQAALHGGSIELSDGPLGGLRAVLTVSTAPEPAAPAGQV, from the coding sequence GTGAGTTCGCTGGGCCAGAGCCTGTCCCTGCGCAGCCGGGTTGCCCTGGCGGCCGCGCTCGCCGCCGCGATCGTAGTTGCCCTGCTGGCCGTGCTGACCTCGATCGTGCTGGCGAACAACGATGAGGCGCAACTGGATAAGCGTCTCGATTCGATCGTCGACGCCAGCATGTATCCCGAACAACTGCGCGATCCCAGCCGGGTGGTCACGACGGGACGATCACGGTCGACCGGCCAGGTCATGTTCCAGCGCGGGTTCCAGCTGCCGCCGCTGCCACCGGGAACCGCGACGGTCACCGTCAACAACGTCGACTATCGGGTGCGGACGGTGACCGTCGAGCAGTCCGGCGGGATCTTGGTCTCCATCGGTATCCGTGCCGACAGCATTCTGTTGAGCCGCGCCAGGATTCCGCTCTACGTGTTGATCGTGTGCCTGGCCGTGATGGTCGCGCTCGCGCTGGGCTGGATCCTGGCCGGGCCGGCGATCCGGCCGCTGCTGAAGCTCACCGAGCAGACCAGGCGGCTGGGCACGGGCCATGACCGGCTGGATCCGGTGCACGGCTCGCGGGAGGCCGAGGATCTCTCCGAGGCGATGATCGCAATGCTGAACCGGCTTGCGGATGCCCAAGCGGCGACCACGAATTCGCTTCAGGCGGCCCAGGATTTCGCGGCCAATGCCGCCCACGAACTACGCACGCCGCTGACCGCGATGCGGGCCGATCTGGACACGCTGCGGATTCACGATCTGCCACCCGACGAACGCGAGGAGGTGGTGGCCGACCTGTCCCGCGCGCAGCGCCGGGTCGAGGCGATCATCACCGCGCTGGGTCAGTTGGCCTCCGGGCAGCTGGCCCGCGCCGAGGATCGCGAGACGATCGATGTCGCGGAGATGCTTGACCGGGTAGCCCGCGAGAACATCCGCTCCGGGGTGAGCGAGATCATCGTGGAAGCCGACGAGGCAGGCACGGTGTGGGGCTGGCCGGCCGGCTTGCGGCTGGCCGTGGACAACCTGGTGCGCAACGCGATCACCCACGGCGAGGCCACCCGCATCGTGCTGCGCGCCCGCCGCGAGGGGCCGCTGCTGGCCATCACCGTGGACGACAACGGCCGCGGTCTGCCCGCCGAGGAACATCGAAAAGTGTTGGGCCGCTTCGCTCGTGGCAGCACCGCCACCGCCGGCGGTTCGGGTCTCGGCCTGGCGCTGGTGGCCCAGCAGGCCGCCCTGCATGGCGGCAGTATCGAGCTGTCCGACGGCCCGCTCGGCGGATTGCGTGCCGTGTTGACGGTGTCGACGGCTCCCGAGCCGGCCGCCCCGGCCGGGCAGGTTTAA
- a CDS encoding DUF3054 domain-containing protein, whose amino-acid sequence MAVRTDTRPVALALAGDIVCVVVFCAIGRRSHAEGLTLPGIAETAWPFLSGTLAGWLISRGWRAPTAIAPTGVIVWLATVIVGMLLRKASSQGVATSFIIVASIVTALLLLGWRAVAAVVRRRST is encoded by the coding sequence ATGGCAGTTCGTACCGACACCCGCCCGGTCGCGCTGGCGCTGGCCGGTGACATCGTCTGCGTCGTGGTGTTCTGCGCGATCGGTCGCCGCAGCCACGCCGAAGGCCTCACGCTCCCCGGAATCGCCGAGACCGCATGGCCTTTTCTGTCCGGCACTCTGGCCGGCTGGCTGATCTCCCGCGGCTGGCGTGCGCCGACCGCGATCGCACCGACCGGCGTGATCGTCTGGCTGGCCACGGTCATCGTCGGAATGTTGTTGCGCAAGGCGAGTTCTCAGGGCGTGGCGACGAGCTTCATCATCGTCGCATCGATCGTCACCGCGCTGTTGCTGTTGGGCTGGCGCGCCGTGGCGGCCGTCGTGCGCAGACGCAGTACTTAA
- a CDS encoding Ig-like domain-containing protein, translated as MATARSTGGVGGNGANGATHGGAAGNGGGGGNAGEGGQGGGQGGVGGAGGGAGNAGDSAAATGGGSGGSGGNGGKGGNGGTGGQGGGAGQATEGGSPDGAGGQAGTRGANGSPTAAAAAVAAVSAHAQPATPAAVFEEIGRRLAYIFFNRAPSAGPEIGGQDGTDKQITVTVGGSANNGYGVTYTIKDQPKYGTVTAGEAPGTFVYTANQSLIQPGITDSFTVRIDNGSDARLPGFAGLLQDALHNFAIRIGAAKSDTIDEKVTVTVTGTGVYGNAEDAKQYWVSQSYSNCVLQAAAAAVSQATKTPPPSDIEQQWVDWAKTTDSVANPGSKMYLDQNTDEAADPADARVLMQMHYNVTVAAKEYAQTQAGGQEALRDLQAALAEGKAVVVGYPVAIVWGGAGIGYEKDDDDSYTDADHAAVVTEVDMKKGLVYVNDSSMTENNAPVGQGKALPIGVFMAGWQVSKYGLTTVGPKTL; from the coding sequence GTGGCGACGGCGCGGTCAACCGGAGGTGTCGGCGGCAACGGCGCGAACGGAGCCACTCACGGCGGCGCCGCGGGTAACGGCGGTGGCGGCGGTAACGCAGGCGAAGGCGGCCAGGGCGGCGGTCAGGGCGGCGTCGGCGGAGCCGGCGGTGGTGCTGGCAACGCCGGCGACAGCGCGGCGGCCACCGGCGGCGGCAGCGGCGGTTCGGGTGGTAATGGCGGTAAGGGCGGCAACGGCGGAACCGGCGGACAAGGCGGAGGAGCCGGCCAGGCAACCGAAGGTGGCAGTCCGGACGGGGCGGGGGGCCAGGCCGGCACCCGGGGCGCCAACGGCTCGCCGACCGCGGCTGCGGCGGCTGTCGCCGCGGTGTCGGCCCACGCTCAGCCGGCAACCCCGGCGGCGGTGTTCGAGGAGATCGGCCGCCGACTCGCCTACATCTTCTTCAACCGCGCTCCCAGCGCCGGTCCCGAGATCGGCGGTCAGGACGGGACCGACAAGCAGATCACCGTGACCGTCGGCGGCTCTGCCAACAACGGCTACGGGGTGACCTACACGATCAAGGATCAGCCAAAGTATGGGACCGTGACCGCCGGCGAGGCTCCCGGAACGTTCGTCTACACGGCAAATCAGTCGTTGATCCAGCCGGGCATCACCGATTCCTTCACGGTCAGGATCGACAACGGAAGCGACGCCAGGCTCCCCGGATTCGCCGGCCTGCTGCAGGATGCGCTGCACAACTTCGCCATCCGAATCGGCGCCGCGAAATCCGACACCATCGACGAGAAGGTCACGGTCACTGTCACCGGCACCGGGGTGTACGGAAACGCCGAAGACGCCAAGCAGTACTGGGTGAGTCAGAGCTATTCCAACTGCGTCCTGCAAGCGGCCGCGGCGGCGGTGTCGCAAGCCACCAAGACCCCGCCTCCGTCTGACATCGAGCAGCAGTGGGTCGACTGGGCGAAGACCACCGACAGCGTCGCGAACCCAGGATCGAAGATGTATCTAGACCAGAACACCGACGAAGCCGCCGATCCGGCGGACGCGCGGGTGTTGATGCAGATGCATTACAACGTCACCGTGGCTGCCAAGGAGTATGCGCAGACCCAGGCCGGTGGCCAGGAAGCGCTTCGCGACCTCCAGGCCGCGCTGGCCGAGGGCAAAGCCGTGGTGGTCGGGTATCCCGTCGCGATCGTCTGGGGTGGGGCCGGGATCGGGTACGAGAAGGACGACGACGACAGCTACACCGACGCCGACCACGCCGCCGTGGTCACTGAAGTCGATATGAAAAAGGGCTTGGTGTACGTCAACGACAGCTCGATGACCGAGAACAATGCCCCGGTCGGACAGGGCAAGGCTCTCCCGATCGGGGTGTTCATGGCCGGCTGGCAGGTATCGAAGTACGGTCTGACGACGGTCGGACCCAAGACGCTCTGA